In Salinibaculum sp. SYNS191, the genomic window GCCGGCTGTTCGAGGAGCACAACGCCCCGATGCTGCTCGTCGACCCGGACAGCGGCCACATCGAACGGGCGAACGAGGCCGCCGCCTCGTTCTACGGCTACGAGAAGTCCGAACTGACGGCGATGGCGGTTCAGGACATCAACCAGCTCTCGGACGCGGAGGTCGCACGCCGCCGGCAGGCCGCCGACGAGGAGGAGCGCAACCGCTTCATCTTCCCGCACGAACTCGCCGACGGCGAGGTCAGGCAGGTCGAGGTCGACTCCTCGCCGGTCCACACCGGCGGCCAGCGGCTCCTGTTTTCTATCATCCACGACGTCACCGAGCGCGAGCAGAACCGACGGACGCTCGAACGGCAGAATCAACAGCTGGAGGTACTGAACCGCGTCGTCCGCCACGACATCCGCAACGACATGAGCGTGGTCAGCAGCTACGCCGACCTGCTCGCCGACCACGTCGACGACGAGGGGGCCGAGTACCTGGAGAAACTCCGCGAGCACGGCGAGCACGTCGTCGAACTGACGAGGACCGTCAGGGAGCTGATGGCGACGATGCTCGACGAGGGGGCGACCGAGTCCACCGCCGTCTCGCTGCCGGAGGTCCTGACGGCCGAAGTCGACGCGGTCGCGGCCGGCGACGAGGACGCCGACGTCAGGGTCGAGCGCCCGCTCCCGGACGTCGAGGTCCGGGGCAACGAGATGCTGTCGTCGGTGTTCCGGAACCTCCTGCAAAATGCCATCCAGCATACCGACGTCGACGCACCGACGGTCGCCGTCGAGGCCGAGGTTGGCACCGACACCGTCGAGGTCCGCGTCGCCGACGACGGCCCCGGCATCCCGGACGGCCAGAAAACAGAGATATTCGGAAAGGGCGAACGGGGGATGGACAGTCCGGGAACCGGGCTGGGACTGTATCTCGTCAACACGTTCGTCGAGGACTTCGGCGGCGAGGTCTGGGTGACCGACAGGACCGAACCGCTCCCGGGCGAGGAAGCCGCGGCCGAAGACCCCGAGGGAGCGGTGTTTCACGTCGAACTGCCGACGGTGTCCGACGGCAGCCGCTGCTGAACGGGGTCAGCGACGCGCCAGCGGGATACCCGCTGCTGACCGGGAAGTGCCTAAAGAAATCAACTGGAAGACGGCGGGGCCGTCTTACAGGCGCGTGACGTTGGTCGCGCGCGGTCCTTTCTCTGCCTCTTCGATGTCGAACTCGACTTCTTGTCCCTCTTCGAGGTCAGGGCCGCCGACGTCTTCCATGTGGAAGAATACGTCCTCGTCCGCGTCCTCAGTCTCGATGAAACCGTAACCGCCCGTGTCGTTGAAGAAGTCAACCGTACCGTTTGCCATTACTGTTGAGCCGACGCCGGGCCGATGTATAACCCTTCCGAACCTGAGCCGGGAGGCGGCGGTGGCCGTCTACTGCTCGCGGAACGTGACCGAGCCCACGTCCACACGGACGAGTTCGCCCGTCGGCTCGCCACCCGCGGTCCGGAACGTGTCCGCGTCCGGGTCGCCGAGATACTGCACGAACAGGCGGTCGGCGACCTCGTCGCGTCGCTCCCCGTCGGTGACGACAGTCGCCGTGCCCCGGAGCAACACGACCCAGCCGTCCGCGCCCTGTTCCTCGATTGCGAGGGCGACGCGCGGGTTCGCCTCGACGTTCTCCAGTTTCCGCCCGTCGGTGAAGAACCAGACCGACTCGGCCTCCTCGTCGAAGAGATACCAGACGGGCGCGACGTGTGGCCTGTCGTCGACTGCGGTCGCGAGAAACGCCGAAAGCGGTTCGCCCCTGATACGCTCTGCGACGGTCGCGGGCACGCTCATGCCGGCTCTTGCTAGATGACGCATATCAGTGTGACGGCCATCGTCACTGACTGACGAACGGGAGTATTTTATCAGGGGAGTCCATCCGTACCCCTATGCCAGACGAGATAGAGACACTCTCACTCTCGTGCAGGGTCGTGCTGCTCAGTATGACGCAGCTCGCGCAGATGGGCGAGACGCCGGTCCACACCGGCCAGGTCATCCAGACCACGAAGAACCACATCGACTCCGTCGACGCCGACACCATCGGCAACATCGACGAAGCGGAGGTCAACCGGGCGCTGAACCGCCTCGAAGCCGACTCCTTCGTCGAGATGGCCGAACTCGACGACTCCTCCCCCGTCGGCAAGGGTCGCCCCGCCTACTCCCTCGACGTCAGCGCCGAGACCGTCCTCGAAGCGCTCAGCGCCGACGAGGCCGTGGCATCGCTCGCCGACGAAATCCGCGCGGACGCCTGACCCACCCCCACTGGTCTCTGCTCTCTCTACACCCCCGCAGCGGCACGTCAGGCCACCACTCCCGACGGCGCTGCGGCGGGCGCGACGGGATGCTCTCGTCGTCGAGACCCCGAGTCACCCGACGTCGAGGACGTCCAGTAGCTCCCTGATGTCGTCGAGACGGAAGTCCACGACGCCCTCCTCTTCGCTCGCGCGGGAGGCGGCGGTACCGCCGAAGGCGACCGTCGTCAGGCCCGCGCGGTGTCCGCCTCGCATGTCGTTCTCGTAGCGGTCTCCGACGTAGAGCGCCTCGTCGGGGCCGACGGGGGACTTCGAGAGGGCCGTCCGGAACATCTCCGGCGCGGGTTTCGTCCGGCCGACCTCCGACGACGTCGTCACGTGGTCGAAGTACTGTCGCAGGCCGAACGAGGTGAGGATGAACTCGGCCTCCCAGGCGTCGATGTCGCTGATGACGCCGAGGTAGTAGCCCTCGTCAGCGAGCGTGGCCAGCGTTTCGGCGACGCCGTCGACCGGTTCGAAGCCGACGTGCGCCGACTGAATCACCAGCGGCAGCCACTCGTCGACGGACACGCGCTCGCCGACCACGGCCTTCGCAGTGCGGTGGTACCCCCTGTAGGCCGGCCGGAAGGTGCGGTTCTCGCGGCCGCGGAAGTACTCGCCGAGTTCTCTGTCCCAGATGCGGAGCGTCTCGGTCATGTCGAGGTCGAACTTCGCCGACAGCCCCGCGACGAACAGCTCCCGACCCCGCTTGATAGACGCCGGGTCCAGGATGACGCCGCCGATATCCCAGAACACGCCGCGCCACGACCGAGACATATCTTCTACTGTTGACTCGGGCACAAGAGGAGGTTAAACCCTCGGTCGGTCCCGGTCCTGGCTGACACCGGTTCGCGAATCGTGACCGCCGCCGCGCCGGTCGCCCCCATCCAGGCGGGGGACGAATCCCGTGGGACAGGGTGTTAGTAACTGACTACTCGCGGACCCGGTTGCTGAACAGTCTGGGGGGGTTTACGTCCGCGTCGAGAACTACCGTGTCGCCGGCAGGAGTACGGCCCTGCTGGCAGCCTTGCACCTGACCCCGGGAGAGTTCACCCACACCTGCCTCGTGCCACCCTCTTTCCCGATTCTGGTTCACCACCAGCGTCGGGACTCGGGCGGCACACTGGCGGCATCACCGACGAAGCGGAAACCGAACGGGGCCAGCAGGCCGTCAGATTGTAGAAAAATGCTCCCATCCCAGCATCAGAGCCGCTTTTCATCGGAGGACAGGTCACGCGTTGTTTGAATATTTGAGCTGAGCCAAATTATTTGACATAGCGGGCGCAAGGAATCGGTACAGATGGCTGAGCCGAACTCGGGGTCGTGGACGGAGAGTACGAGCGGGCGTGAGCGCGTCCGGCACGTCGTGGAGTTGCTGGACGAACCAACGCCGGTACAGGAGATCGCGGACCGGGCAGCGGTCTCGCGCGCGACAGCCGACGACGAACTCCAGCGACTGCAGAGCGACGACTGGGTCACGGAAATGACTGTCGGCGGGACGAAAGCCTACGATCTGAACCCGGTCCGGATGCTCTTCGACGAGGTGACTGACCTGATCGAGGCACACTCGCGTGACGAACTGGAGAGTCAGCTCACGGAACTGAAAGAAGAACAGGAAGAGTTGGCTGCGGAGTACGACGTCAGTTCGCTCGACGAGTTTCGGGAGCAACTCGCGGGCGGGGACCTATCGGCTGCGGAGCTCCGTGAGCGCCGCAACGTGATCGCTACGTGGGAAGCAATCAACACGGAACTCGGACTCGTGAAGCACGCACTCCAACTGTATGATGACGTCATCGAACTCTCGTCACCGCGGACTGACT contains:
- a CDS encoding winged helix-turn-helix domain-containing protein, with the translated sequence MAEPNSGSWTESTSGRERVRHVVELLDEPTPVQEIADRAAVSRATADDELQRLQSDDWVTEMTVGGTKAYDLNPVRMLFDEVTDLIEAHSRDELESQLTELKEEQEELAAEYDVSSLDEFREQLAGGDLSAAELRERRNVIATWEAINTELGLVKHALQLYDDVIELSSPRTDSPRHSPDGRFPR
- a CDS encoding cold-shock protein is translated as MANGTVDFFNDTGGYGFIETEDADEDVFFHMEDVGGPDLEEGQEVEFDIEEAEKGPRATNVTRL
- a CDS encoding HAD family hydrolase, yielding MSRSWRGVFWDIGGVILDPASIKRGRELFVAGLSAKFDLDMTETLRIWDRELGEYFRGRENRTFRPAYRGYHRTAKAVVGERVSVDEWLPLVIQSAHVGFEPVDGVAETLATLADEGYYLGVISDIDAWEAEFILTSFGLRQYFDHVTTSSEVGRTKPAPEMFRTALSKSPVGPDEALYVGDRYENDMRGGHRAGLTTVAFGGTAASRASEEEGVVDFRLDDIRELLDVLDVG
- a CDS encoding pyridoxamine 5'-phosphate oxidase family protein, which produces MSVPATVAERIRGEPLSAFLATAVDDRPHVAPVWYLFDEEAESVWFFTDGRKLENVEANPRVALAIEEQGADGWVVLLRGTATVVTDGERRDEVADRLFVQYLGDPDADTFRTAGGEPTGELVRVDVGSVTFREQ